Proteins found in one Planococcus citri chromosome 2, ihPlaCitr1.1, whole genome shotgun sequence genomic segment:
- the LOC135834589 gene encoding uncharacterized protein LOC135834589 isoform X2: MSKSFEEDLIWIGIYILILILLAFNDECFPKLKQCFYHCSLRTGMFYICWISLLWDVFFILYNEVEHVEKDPADVPYLLRFLDGQKMICLNPSLHPFSPYCRLYYWMEIIEFTVGLIGIYFNSWWILFLQLVSETCILLIYVFMTLYKLRVGSNFIDLICSFLIIAFKCYLYLIIMNFCSEVVEGRDGSGLRGIIIVRAAVPSPSAPASAPSVTEHTIPAASRIDSPYAAVPSPYAQASAPSVTEHTILAASRIDSPYAIQPPPIFTQPCTPISPPVVQTDVVDPDAPPPYSIVMNEDEEPPPYADLYI, translated from the exons ATGTCCAAGTCATTTGAAGAAGACTTGATATGGATCGGTATCTATATCTTAATCTTAATCTTATTAGCATTTAATGATGAGTGTTTTCCAAAGTTGAAACAATGCTTTTACCACTGTTCCCTGAGGACTGGGATGTTTTACATTTGCTGGATCAGTTTG TTATGGGACGTATTCTTTATTCTTTACAATGAAGTAGAACACGTTGAAAAGGATCCTGCCGATGTACCTTATTTACTGAGATTCC tTGATGGTCAAAAAATGATCTGTTTAAATCCATCATTGCATCCGTTCAGTCCGTATTGTCGGTTATATTATTGGATGGAAATCATAGAGTTTACAGTTGGATTGATTGGGATTTATTTC AACTCATGGTGGATCCTATTTCTGCAACTTGTAAGTGAAACTTGTATTCTACTCATATATGTTTTCATGACACTATACAAACTGAGAGTTGGATCCAATTTTATAGACCTCATTTGCTCGTTCctaataatag CATTTAAATGCTACCTGTACTTAATCATCATGAACTTCTGCAGCGAAGTAGTTGAGGGACGAGATGGAAGTGGTCTAAGAGGCATCATAATCGTCCGCGCTGCAGTTCCATCGCCTTCCGCTCCAGCATCAGCTCCCAGCGTAACCGAACATACCATACCGGCAGCTTCTCGCATCGATTCTCCTTACGCTGCAGTTCCATCGCCTTACGCTCAAGCATCAGCTCCCAGTGTAACGGAACATACCATACTGGCAGCTTCTCGCATCGATTCTCCTTACGCTATACAGCCTCCTCCCATCTTTACTCAGCCTTGTACACCCATTTCTCCACCTGTAGTCCAGACTGATGTCGTTGATCCTGATGCCCCACCTCCTTATTCCATTGTCATGAATGAGGACGAGGAGCCACCTCCCTATGCAGACCTATATATTTAA
- the LOC135833655 gene encoding uncharacterized protein LOC135833655 yields the protein MVHRCCALPLSPGNRKREFDHIKRVANNLGYKTRTIDTLIKNHISKQRLKEITTFQRDKPENRRIKLTHYPVLTNKLCQIFRKNDLEPVTTNQHKLKTLLGSLKDKDPKTDQSGIYKITCSGCDKLYIGQTKRNIITRYKEHMHKARYNIEGKSAIGDHIIASGHTITELNLTLEKPVARISELPIREAIAMHKNNREKLLNDDLGPLDIDLLKCLHGTSHIHTPYKQTHPSW from the coding sequence ATGGTCCACAGATGTTGTGCACTACCCTTGAGCCCAGGAAACAGAAAGAGAGAATTTGACCACATTAAAAGAGTAGCCAACAATCTGGGATACAAGACTAGAACCATAGACACCCTCATCAAAAACCATATAAGCAAACAAAGATTGAAAGAGATCACCACTTTCCAAAGAGATAAACCTGAAAATAGAAGAATCAAGCTGACCCACTACCCAGTCTTAACCAACAAACTTTGCCAGATCTTCAGGAAAAATGATTTAGAACCTGTCACAACCAACCAACATAAACTGAAAACCCTACTGGGAAGCCTCAAGGACAAAGACCCAAAAACTGACCAATCAGGAATCTATAAGATCACATGCTCTGGCTGTGACAAGCTTTACATTGGACAGACTAAGAGAAACATCATAACCAGATACAAGGAACATATGCACAAAGCCAGATACAATATTGAAGGAAAATCAGCAATAGGAGACCACATTATAGCATCTGGACACACAATAACTGAACTAAACTTGACCCTAGAAAAACCAGTTGCCAGAATATCAGAACTACcaattagggaagcaatagccatgcaTAAAAACAATAGAGAAAAACTCCTCAATGATGACTTGGGACCTTTGGACATTGACCTGCTCAAATGCCTACATGGAACCAGTCACATACACACTCCATACAAACAGACACACCCATCCTGGTAG